The following coding sequences are from one Primulina eburnea isolate SZY01 chromosome 15, ASM2296580v1, whole genome shotgun sequence window:
- the LOC140814097 gene encoding putative cyclin-B3-1, with product MSEKFKGKHGFPVKSVVRRSTIPKPSILTKPPWGSRVSDGFVMKASSAQTKVDARVVLPRKSVKTNPKFKPVLSTNKLKSGSVASSKKKQDKGSVSKVIPSSLEELVSKEDLCGGANDSDRTSTTIGKKKSDRRNSYTRLLMSVSKDAMPKIYDDRNHLEVAEYVNDIYQYYWVMEGQNPLMKNYMEIQKEITPQMRGILINWIIEVHMKFDLMEETLFLTVLLLDRFLSLEIIKKNEMQLVGLTALLLASKYEDFWHPRVADLISISAETYTRDQMLKMEKEMLRRLKFRLNEPTLYVFMLRFIRAAQADTKVCNQNCWIVL from the exons ATGTCAGAGAAATTTAAGGGAAAACATGGCTTTCCTG TGAAGTCTGTTGTTAGGAGAAGTACTATACCAAAACCGAGCATTTTGACCAAACCTCCTTGGGGGAGTAGAGTTAGTGATGGATTTGTGATGAA GGCGTCAAGTGCTCAAACGAAGGTGGATGCCAGAGTAGTTTTGCCAAGGAAGTCTGTCAAa ACAAACCCAAAATTCAAGCCGGTCCTTAGTACAAACAAATTGAAATCTGGTTCGGTTGCTTCATCCAAGAAAAAGCAGGACAAGGGCTCTGTATCGAAAGTTATTCCTTCTTCCCTTGAGGAACTTGTTTCAAAGGAGGATCTTTGTGGTGGTGCTAACGACAGTGATAGAACTTCCACCACAATTGGGAAGAAAAAATCTGATCGCAGGAACTCATACACGCGTCTACTGATGTCTGTGTCAAAG GATGCAATGCCAAAAATTTATGATGATCGCAACCATCTTGAAGTCGCTGAATATGTTAATGATATATATCAGTATTATTGGGTCATGGAG GGACAGAATCCCTTGATGAAGAATTATATGGAAATTCAAAAGGAGATTACGCCGCAAATGCGGGGTATATTAATCAATTGGATTATCGAG GTTCATATGAAGTTTGATTTGATGGAGGAAACACTTTTCCTCACGGTTTTGTTGTTAGACCGTTTCCTGTCCCTTGAGATCATTAAGAAGAATGAAATGCAGTTAGTTGGCCTAACTGCTCTTTTGTTGGCATCAAAATATGAAGACTTTTGGCATCCTCGG GTAGCTGACTTAATAAGCATCTCAGCAGAGACTTACACAAGAGATCAAATGCTTAAAATG GAGAAGGAAATGTTGCGGAGACTGAAGTTCCGCCTTAACGAACCAACTCTCTATGTTTTCATGCTAAGATTTATCAGGGCTGCTCAAGCAGATACCAAGGTATGCAACCAAAACTGTTGGATTGTTTTATAA
- the LOC140814096 gene encoding uncharacterized protein — MAYILPNLSPTLLQPKDKLSAIVLHQASSSLLTLSSVSTSATSPQTKLEPPPPRGLAQVNRTQGVQDKKQDERNDFYVNLGSAVRTLREDLPVIFTKDLNYDIYRDDITFKDPLNTFTGIEKYKLVFWALRFHGKILFREISLDVLRIWQPSENVILIRWNLKGVPRVPWEAKGQFQGTSRYKLDRNGKIYEHKVDNLAFNFPQQLRPAASVIDLVAACPASPYPTFLWSPADAHLCTWVEFYKAVKETLDRSSLMISQDCLAICS, encoded by the exons ATGGCCTATATTCTGCCAAATCTTTCTCCAACTCTTCTTCAACCCAAAGACAAACTCTCCGCCATTGTTCTTCACCAAGCCTCTTCTTCTTTGTTAACTCTTTCATCCGTTTCAACTTCTGCTACTTCACCTCAGACCAAGCTCGAACCTCCCCCGCCCCGTGGTTTGGCGCAGGTTAACCGGACCCAAGGTGTGCAGGATAAGAAGCAGGACGAAAGAAATGATTTTTACGTCAATTTAGGCTCAGCTGTGCGGACTCTCCGTGAAGACCTACCGGTCATTTTCACCAAAGACCTTAATTATGATATTTACAG GGATGATATAACATTTAAGGACCCTTTAAACACATTTACTGGAATCGAAAAGTACAAGTTGGTATTCTGGGCATTGAGATTTCATGGTAAAATCTTGTTCCGGGAGATATCATTGGATGTTTTAAGAATTTGGCAGCCCTCTGAGAATGTGATTCTGATTAGATGGAACTTGAAGGGTGTCCCTCGAGTTCCTTGGGAAGCAAAAGGGCAGTTTCAAGGCACGTCACGCTATAAATTAGATAGAAATGGGAAAATATACGAACACAAAGTCGATAACCTGGCATTCaattttcctcaacaattgagaCCTGCGGCTTCTGTCATAGACTTGGTCGCCGCTTGCCCTGCTAGCCCGTATCCTACATTTTTGTGGAGTCCTGCAGATGCTCATTTGTGCACATGGGTAGAGTTCTACAAGGCAGTAAAAGAGACTCTGGATCGCAGTAGTTTGATGATTTCGCAGGATTGCTTAGCTATTTGTTCATAG